A genomic segment from Pseudoduganella chitinolytica encodes:
- a CDS encoding FAD assembly factor SdhE: MTETTNRDHQADPANRARLRWRARRGLLENDLILTRFLDAHETGLTDEEVDAFTRLLDLSDNALMDLVLARSEPEGEIDLPHVHALLARLRRA, encoded by the coding sequence ATGACGGAAACGACCAACCGTGACCATCAGGCGGACCCCGCCAACCGCGCCCGCCTGCGTTGGCGGGCACGCCGCGGGCTGCTGGAAAACGACCTGATACTGACGCGTTTTCTGGATGCGCACGAAACCGGATTGACCGACGAGGAAGTGGACGCATTCACGCGGCTCCTCGACTTGTCGGACAATGCGCTGATGGATCTGGTCCTGGCGCGCAGCGAGCCCGAAGGCGAGATCGACCTGCCGCACGTGCATGCACTGCTGGCCCGCCTGCGCCGCGCCTGA
- the sdhA gene encoding succinate dehydrogenase flavoprotein subunit, with protein MAAIKSAIPVRRFDAVIVGAGGSGMRASLQLAEAGLNVAVLSKVFPTRSHTVAAQGGIGASLGNMAEDNWFWHMFDTVKGGDYLGDQDAIEFMCREAPKVVYELEHFGMPFDRNPDGTIYQRPFGGHTANFGEKAVQRACAAADRTGHALLHTLYQRNVRARTHFFVEWMALDLIRDADGDVLGVVALEMETGEVMMLQAKTTIFATGGAGRIFAASTNAFINTGDGMGMAARAGLPLQDMEFWQFHPTGVSGAGVLITEGVRGEGGILINSQGERFMERYAPTLKDLAPRDFVSRSMDQEIKEGRGCGPNKDHVLLDLRHIGKDTIEKRLPSILEIGHKFANVDATKEPIPVVPTIHYQMGGIPTNIHGQVVTPAGDGSQKVVNGLYAIGECACVSVHGANRLGTNSLLDLVVFGRAAGNHVVAQKLAPKEHKDLPKDAADFAMDRLNRLETSTGSERVQGVANDIRATMQKYCGVFRTDDLLKQGFDEIMKLDERRKHVSFKDKSKVFNTARVEALELDNLIETAKATITSAVARKESRGAHAHSDFPNRDDENWMKHTLWFSAGNRLEYKPVVTKPLTVETFKPKARTF; from the coding sequence GTGGCAGCTATCAAATCTGCAATCCCTGTCCGCCGCTTCGACGCGGTGATCGTTGGCGCCGGCGGTTCCGGCATGCGCGCTTCCCTGCAACTGGCGGAAGCCGGCCTGAACGTGGCCGTGCTGTCCAAGGTGTTCCCGACCCGCTCCCACACCGTGGCGGCACAGGGCGGCATCGGCGCCTCGCTGGGCAATATGGCGGAAGACAACTGGTTCTGGCACATGTTCGACACCGTCAAGGGCGGCGACTACCTGGGCGACCAGGATGCGATCGAATTCATGTGCCGCGAAGCACCGAAGGTCGTGTACGAGCTGGAACACTTCGGCATGCCGTTCGACCGTAACCCAGACGGCACCATCTACCAGCGTCCGTTCGGCGGCCACACCGCCAACTTCGGCGAGAAAGCCGTGCAGCGCGCCTGCGCCGCGGCCGACCGTACCGGCCACGCGCTGCTGCACACGCTGTACCAGCGCAATGTGCGCGCGCGCACCCACTTCTTCGTCGAATGGATGGCGCTGGACCTGATCCGCGACGCCGACGGCGACGTGCTGGGCGTCGTGGCCCTGGAAATGGAAACGGGCGAAGTCATGATGCTGCAGGCGAAGACGACGATCTTCGCCACCGGCGGTGCCGGCCGTATCTTCGCCGCATCGACCAATGCGTTCATCAACACCGGCGACGGCATGGGCATGGCGGCACGCGCCGGCCTGCCGCTGCAGGACATGGAATTCTGGCAGTTCCACCCGACCGGCGTGTCCGGCGCGGGCGTCCTGATCACGGAAGGCGTGCGTGGCGAAGGCGGCATCCTGATCAACTCGCAGGGCGAGCGTTTCATGGAACGCTATGCGCCGACCCTCAAGGACCTGGCGCCGCGCGACTTCGTCTCGCGTTCGATGGACCAGGAGATCAAGGAAGGCCGCGGCTGCGGTCCGAACAAGGACCACGTGCTGCTGGACCTGCGCCACATCGGCAAGGACACCATCGAGAAGCGCCTGCCGTCGATCCTGGAAATTGGCCACAAGTTCGCCAACGTCGATGCGACCAAGGAACCGATCCCGGTCGTGCCGACGATCCACTACCAGATGGGCGGCATCCCGACCAACATCCACGGCCAGGTCGTGACGCCTGCCGGCGACGGCTCGCAGAAAGTGGTCAACGGCCTGTACGCAATCGGCGAATGCGCCTGCGTCTCCGTGCACGGCGCCAACCGCCTGGGCACCAACTCGCTGCTGGACCTGGTGGTGTTCGGCCGCGCGGCCGGCAACCACGTCGTCGCGCAGAAGCTGGCTCCGAAAGAGCACAAGGACCTGCCGAAGGACGCGGCCGATTTCGCCATGGACCGCCTGAACCGCCTGGAAACCTCCACCGGTTCCGAGCGCGTGCAGGGCGTCGCCAACGACATCCGCGCCACGATGCAGAAATACTGCGGCGTGTTCCGTACCGACGACCTCCTGAAGCAGGGCTTCGACGAGATCATGAAGCTGGACGAGCGCCGCAAGCACGTCTCCTTCAAGGACAAGTCGAAGGTGTTCAACACCGCCCGCGTGGAAGCGCTGGAACTGGACAACCTGATCGAGACGGCCAAGGCCACGATCACGTCCGCTGTCGCCCGCAAGGAATCGCGCGGCGCGCACGCGCACAGCGACTTCCCGAACCGCGACGACGAAAACTGGATGAAGCACACGCTGTGGTTCTCCGCGGGTAACCGCCTGGAGTACAAGCCAGTCGTCACCAAACCGCTGACGGTCGAAACCTTCAAGCCCAAAGCACGTACTTTCTAA
- a CDS encoding succinate dehydrogenase iron-sulfur subunit, whose protein sequence is MARTLKFKIYRYDPDKDAKPYMQDLTVELKDTDKMLLDALQRIKSDVDDSLALRRSCREGVCGSDAMNINGKNGLACTTNLNELTEPIVLRPLPGLPVIRDLIVDMTQFFKQYDSIKPFLINDSIPPEKERLQSPAEREELDGLYECILCACCSTSCPSFWWNPDKFVGPAGLLQAYRFIADSRDEATNQRLDNLEDPYRLFRCHSIMNCVDVCPKGLNPNKAIGKIKELMVRRAI, encoded by the coding sequence ATGGCACGCACTCTCAAATTCAAGATTTACCGCTACGATCCGGACAAGGACGCCAAGCCGTACATGCAGGACCTGACCGTCGAGCTGAAGGACACCGACAAGATGCTGCTGGACGCCCTGCAGCGCATCAAGTCCGACGTGGACGACTCGCTGGCCCTGCGCCGTTCGTGCCGCGAAGGCGTGTGCGGTTCCGACGCGATGAACATCAACGGCAAGAACGGCTTGGCCTGCACCACCAACCTGAACGAGCTGACCGAGCCGATCGTGCTGCGCCCGCTGCCGGGCCTGCCCGTCATCCGCGACCTGATCGTCGACATGACGCAGTTCTTCAAGCAGTACGATTCGATCAAGCCGTTCCTGATCAACGACTCGATCCCGCCGGAGAAAGAGCGCCTGCAGAGCCCCGCCGAGCGCGAGGAACTGGACGGCCTGTACGAGTGCATCCTGTGCGCGTGCTGCTCCACGTCGTGCCCGTCGTTCTGGTGGAACCCGGACAAGTTCGTCGGTCCCGCCGGCCTGTTGCAGGCATACCGCTTCATCGCCGACTCGCGCGACGAAGCCACCAACCAGCGCCTGGACAACCTGGAAGATCCGTACCGCCTGTTCCGCTGCCACTCGATCATGAATTGCGTGGACGTGTGCCCGAAAGGCCTGAATCCGAACAAGGCCATCGGCAAGATCAAGGAACTGATGGTCCGCCGCGCCATCTGA